The Nicotiana tabacum cultivar K326 chromosome 14, ASM71507v2, whole genome shotgun sequence genome contains a region encoding:
- the LOC107780360 gene encoding 3-ketoacyl-CoA synthase 20, producing MGDESTGKVSIEAQERSSNNKLPNFLLSVKLKYVKLGYHYLISHVMYLCLVPILGAVSVHLSTLTVEEVVQLWNQLKFNLVTVILCSALMVFLATLYFMTRPRKVYLVDFSCYKPKPDVMCPKELFMERSKQAGIFTDENLAFQKKILERSGLGQKTYFPEALLKVPPNPCMAEARKEAEMVMFGAIDELLEKTGVKAKDIGILVVNCSLFNPTPSLSAMIVNHYKLRGNIMSYNLGGMGCSAGLISIDLAKQMLQVHPNSYALVVSMENITLNWYFGNNRSMLVSNCIFRMGGAAILLSNKSSDRRRSKYQLIHTVRTHKGADDKSYSCVFQEEDDNKKIGVALSKDLMAVAGEALKTNITTLGPIVLPMSEQLLFFITLVARKVFKMKIKPYIPDFKLAFEHFCIHAGGRAVLDELEKNLELSQWHMEPSRMTLYRFGNTSSSSLWYESAYTEAKGRIKKGDRTWQIAFGSGFKCNSAVWCALRTINPAKEKNPWMDEIDEFPVQVPRVVTINDS from the exons ATGGGGGATGAATCAACTGGAAAAGTTTCAATTGAGGCTCAAGAAAGAAGTAGTAATAACAAACTTCCTAATTTTCTCCTATCAGTTAAACTCAAATATGTGAAACTTGGCTACCATTATTTGATTAGCCATGTTATGTATTTGTGTCTTGTTCCAATTTTAGGTGCTGTTTCTGTTCATCTTTCTACACTTACTGTAGAAGAAGTTGTCCAATTATGGAACCAACTCAAATTCAATCTTGTTACAGTTATTTTATGTTCAGCTCTTATGGTTTTTTTGGCTACACTCTATTTTATGACTAGGCCAAGAAAAGTGTACCTAGTCGATTTTTCGTGTTACAAACCTAAACCAGATGTTATGTGTCCTAAGGAATTATTTATGGAAAGATCAAAACAAGCTGGGATTTTTACTGATGAAAATTTGGcatttcaaaagaaaatattagaGAGGTCAGGTTTAGGACAAAAGACATATTTTCCAGAAGCACTTTTGAAAGTACCACCAAATCCTTGTATGGCTGAGGCAagaaaagaagctgaaatggtTATGTTTGGTGCAATTGATGAATTGTTGGAAAAAACTGGTGTTAAGGCTAAGGATATTGGGATTCTTGTGGTGAATTGTAGCTTGTTTAATCCAACTCCTTCACTTTCTGCTATGATTGTTAATCATTATAAGCTTAGAGGCAATATTATGAGTTATAACCTTGGTGGTATGGGCTGTAGTGCTGGATTAATTTCAATTGACCTTGCCAAGCAGATGCTACAG GTGCATCCCAACTCTTATGCACTAGTAGTCAGTATGGAAAACATAACACTCAATTGGTACTTTGGCAACAACAGATCAATGCTTGTTTCAAATTGCATTTTCAGAATGGGTGGTGCTGCAATTTTactatcaaataaatcatcagaTCGTCGTCGTTCAAAATATCAACTCATCCACACAGTACGTACACACAAAGGTGCAGATGACAAAAGCTATAGTTGTGTGTTTCAAGAAGAAGATGACAACAAAAAAATTGGTGTAGCATTGTCAAAAGACCTAATGGCTGTAGCAGGAGAAGCCTTAAAAACCAACATCACAACTCTCGGGCCAATAGTCCTCCCTATGTCCGAACAACTACTATTTTTCATCACATTAGTCGCGAGAAAAGTTTTCAAGATGAAAATTAAACCGTATATACCAGATTTTAAGTTAGCGTTCGAGCATTTCTGTATTCATGCAGGTGGAAGGGCGGTGTTGGACGAGTTAGAGAAGAATCTTGAGTTAAGTCAATGGCATATGGAGCCCTCAAGAATGACATTATATAGGTTTGGAAATACTTCAAGTAGTTCATTGTGGTATGAATCGGCATATACTGAAGCTAAAGGGAGAATTAAGAAAGGAGATAGAACATGGCAAATTGCATTTGGTTCAGGTTTTAAATGTAACAGTGCTGTGTGGTGTGCACTTAGGACAATTAATCCTGCTAAGGAGAAGAATCCTTGGATGGATGAGATTGATGAATTCCCAGTTCAAGTACCTAGAGTTGTAACAATTAATGATTCCTAA